One genomic segment of Pristiophorus japonicus isolate sPriJap1 chromosome 8, sPriJap1.hap1, whole genome shotgun sequence includes these proteins:
- the LOC139268250 gene encoding immunoglobulin lambda-1 light chain-like has product MTEWVRVLAALMLSLHNTNADSVLTQPSSISTTPGSTVKITCTLSGGNIGSWYTSWYWQKPGSAPVRVWYQSSRASGIPDRFTGSVDSLGNKMHLTISNVLSEDVADYYCGAIRISPDRIVFGRGITLNLGSPRAPSVSVLPPSSDQIAAKNTATLACLVNGFNPGAVEIEWTVDGSVRGNGVETSRIQQETDNTFSVSSYLTLPASEWNSHELYSCVVKHESQANPLQSSIARSSCI; this is encoded by the exons ATGACTGAATGGGTTCGAGTTCTCGCCGCACTGATGCTCAGTCTCCACA ATACAAACGCGGATTCTGTCCTGACTCAGCCATCGTCCATCTCAACCACCCCGGGGAGCACCGTCAAGATAACCTGTACCCTATCGGGAGGCAACATAGGTAGCTGGTACACGAGCTGGTATTGGCAGAAACCCGGCAGTGCCCCTGTGCGTGTATGGTATCAAAGCTCCAGGGCTTCGGGGATTCCAGATCGATTTACGGGGTCTGTGGACTCATTGGGTAACAAGATGCATTTAACCATCTCGAACGTGCTGTCCGAGGACGTCGCTGATTATTACTGCGGTGCGATACGTATCAGTCCCGACAGAATTGTTTTCGGGAGAGGAATCACGCTGAATCTGGGCA GTCCACGGGCTCCCTCGGTGTCCGTCCTTCCGCCTTCATCGGATCAAATCGCAGCAAAGAACACGGCGACCCTGGCGTGCTTGGTGAACGGCTTTAACCCGGGCGCCGTGGAGATTGAGTGGACTGTAGATGGCAGTGTGAGAGGGAATGGTGTTGAGACAAGTCGGATCCAGCAGGAGACGGACAACACGTTCAGTGTGAGCAGTTATCTGACTCTGCCAGCCTCAGAGTGGAACTCACACGAGCTTTACTCCTGTGTGGTTAAACACGAGTCTCAAGCAAACCCGCTTCAATCAAGTATCGCCAGATCCAGCTGCATCTGA